TGGCCGGTGACCCGCCCGCCGCGCCGGAGGGGGGCACGGAAGCGTCGCCGGGCGACTTCCGCTACGCCCTCGAGCTGGTCGAGCTCATCCGGTCGGTGGGCGACTTCTCGGTCGGCGTGGCCGCCCATCCCGAGCTCCACCCCCGCTCCGGCGGCGACCGGGCCCACGACCGCGACCACCTGGCCGCCAAGCTGCGGGCCGCCGACTTCGGCGTCACCCAGTTCTTCTTCCGGGCGTCGGACTACCTGGGCATGCTCGACGACCTCGCCGCCCGCGGCGTCGACACGCCGGTGATCCCCGGGATCATGCCGGTGACCAACGCCGGCCAGGTGCAGCGCTTCGCCCAGCTGGCGGGCGCCGAGTTCCCTCCCGACCTGGCGGCGCGGATCCAGGCCGTGGGCGACCGCCCCGACGAGGTGCGCCGCATCGGCGTGGAGGTCGCCACCGAG
The sequence above is a segment of the Acidimicrobiales bacterium genome. Coding sequences within it:
- a CDS encoding methylenetetrahydrofolate reductase; translated protein: MARIADLLASGRTYSFEFFPPKTDEAERQLEKALAELKPLNPSFVSVTYGAGGSTRERTREIVLRIDHEMGMTAMAHLTCAGHTRAELTDIVSGYGARRIDNILALAGDPPAAPEGGTEASPGDFRYALELVELIRSVGDFSVGVAAHPELHPRSGGDRAHDRDHLAAKLRAADFGVTQFFFRASDYLGMLDDLAARGVDTPVIPGIMPVTNAGQVQRFAQLAGAEFPPDLAARIQAVGDRPDEVRRIGVEVATELCRELLDAGAPGLHFYTLNRSTATREIYANLGLAGR